Below is a window of Candidatus Binataceae bacterium DNA.
ATCCGAGCGCGGCATAGCGACCCCTTCGGGGCACTATCGGCGTCGCTGACCGGCCGATCATCCGGCAGGTTGCGCCGAACGCGCAGGTCTAACGCGGATTCTCCCTAACCGTTTAAACCTCTCACGATTCGGACTTGTTCCATGCGAGACCCCCAAATTCTGATAGTTGGAGCGGGTCCGACAGGTCTGGTGATGGCCTTGTGGCTCGCAAAACTGGGCGTGCCCTTTCGCATCATCGAGAAGAATGGCGGGCCGGGGCAGACCTCTCGCGCGATGGCGGTACATGCGCGCACGCTCGAGTTTTACCGTCAACTTGGAATCGCCGATGAAGTCGTGCGGCGTGGAATCAAGGTGGAGCGGATGCGCCTGCACGAAGGCGGCGGTGACGGCTCGGTCTTGAACTTCAGCGACTTTGGCAAAGGCCTCAGCCCATATCCATTCATTCTCACATTTCCACAGGACGAGCACGAGCGGCTGCTCGGCGAAAGACTCCATGCGATGGGAGTGCAGGTGGAATGGAATACCGAATTGAGCGGATTTACGGACGCCGGCGATCATATCGAAGCGATACTGAAAGCGGACGGCAAAGAGGAGAAGTGCGCGACAAGTTTCCTCTGCGGGTGCGACGGTGCACACAGCGCGGTCCGCGAGGGCTTGAAGTTGAAATTCCCTGGCGGAATTTACGAGCAGATGTTTTTCGTCGCAGATCTTGCCGCGGACGGAGCTCCCGCGAACGGCGACGTAAATTTCTTTCTCGGAACCCATCAATTGTGCCTTACCTTTCCGATCCGGACGACCGGTATGGTGCGGCTGATCGGAATTCTGCCGCGAGAAGTAGCGGGCCGCGAAAACGTCGTCTTCGACGACATCCGCGAGCACTTTGAGAAAATGCTTTCGCTCCACGTGCACAAAGTGAACTGGTTCTCGACCTATCATGTCCATCATCGGGTGGCCGAGCACTTCAGGCTGGGCCGCGTATTCCTGTCCGGCGACGCGGGTCACGTGCACAGTCCGGCCGGCGGTCAGGGCATGAACACCGGCATTGGCGACGCGGTCAATCTTTCGTGGAAATTGGCGGCCGTGCTTGCGCGAAAGGCCGACTATTCGCTTATCGATACCTACGAGACCGAGCGGATCGCGTTTGCCCATTCGCTGGTATCGACCACCGACAGATTGTTTCGCGCCGTCGTGCAGGAAAATCTCGCCGGCGAAATTGTGCGGTCCATTTTGTTTCCCCATGTGATCCCGTTCTTGATGGGGTTTTCGCCAATTCGCAGCTCGCAATTTCGCCTGATCTCGCAGACCCGAATCAGTTACCGGCACAGCCCGCTCAGCGAAGGAAACGCCGGCGACGTGCGAGGCGGAGATCGTCTGCCGTGGGTGGAAACGGACGATGGCGCTAATTTCGCGCCGCTCACATCGCTCGACTGGCAGGTTCATGTTTACGGGCAGGCCAGCCAGGCATTGCGCCGGGCGGCGTCGGACGCAAACCTCGCTCTGCATGAGTTCGCATGGAAGGCCCCGGCGGAGCATGCGGGCCTGGAGCGTGACGCCCTGTACCTGGTCAGACCCGACGGGCACATAGCCCTCGCCAATTCCAAGCAGGACGTGGAGAAGCTCCGACAGTTTTTGTCCAAATTCAAGATCACGCCGTTCCATGCCACTTCATCGGCGAATAACTGATGCCGCACGAAAGTCCGGGCAGCAGCCATATGTAGTACCTAGTGAGGATCATCTCACCCGCCTGGGAGTGAGGTCGAAAGGAAGAAGGAAGGAAAGAGCGACTATGGGAGGCCGTGCTCAAGCATTGCGTAACATTCTGCCACAATGGGCAAAGCGATCAGGACGCGCAGTACAAAGACGCTTGTGGGACTGGCCGATGGTTAACTTAGGTTGGCGCCCGGCACGCACGATTCCGCTCGCCAAAGTCTATTTCCAGGGTGACTACGGGTACGAAGAGGAAACCGATATCAAAACGGCCCTGGAGAAAGTGTATGCACATTCAACTGCGTCACTTGAGCGTCTTGCTACCCTATGGCTCCAGGTTCGCTATCTCGACAGATACGCCATCAGGGGCGACCTGGTCGAGTGCGGCGTTTGGAAGGGAGGAGCAGCCGGTATGATGGCGCTCGCCCACATGCGTTCCGGCGAACCATACCGCAAGCTCCAGTTGTTCGACAGTTTCAAGGGTATGCCTGAGCCGAAAGCGGAGTTCGATGGTTCTCTGGTCCTGAACTACGCGAACGGCAACGGCGCGCTGCGGCCAATCGGACAGTTGGAGGCCTCGGTGGCCGACTGCGAGGATCTCTTGTTTCAACGGATCGGCTACCCTGAGGACCTTGTTCAGTTTCACGAGGGATGGTTCCAGGATACGCTCCCGCGCGACGCCGGTTCGGTCGGCGACGTTTCGCTCCTGCGCATAGCGGCAGACTGGTACGAGTCAACCGTGCTGGCCCTTCAATACTTGTATTCGAAGGTGGCATCGAAGGGCGTAGTGATCATCGCAGACTACGGTACGTTTGAAGGGGCGCGCCGTGCGACCGACGAATTCCTGGCGCGGCTTTCGGAACCGATCATGCTTCATCACATCGACGCTGACGGGCGCTACTGGATCAAGCCTTAGCGTTTCAATCAACGTTGGTGTTCCGATCGGCAAGGCTCGTGCTGGCGGCCGATGAAATTCGCGACGCTCAGTTGAAAGCTGTGCCGGAGGATTTCTCGCAGATGGGCCCTGATGGAATGAGAGAACCGGCCGTGGGCGGTTTTTATTGTCCGTCCGCGGGTATACATTTGTGCGGATCGAGTTTCGGTGCGGCGCCCGCCCAGGCGCAGCGCGGCAGGGAAAAACCGACTGTGCAGGCGATAAGGCTCAGGGGATTCCAGGACACGATGGGCGCGCAGGCGCGCAGCCTCACCGCGGTCGAGGACTGCGCGCGCCGCGTGGCCGAGCGCCACAATGTCAGCGAGATCCGCATCCCGGCGCTCGAGCGGCTCGAACTCTTCCAGCACTCGAGCGGCGAGACCTCGGACATCGTGGAAAAGCAGATGTACTCGTTCGTCGACCGCGACGAAGCCGAGACCACCATTGCGCTTAGGCCCGAGGGCACGCCCGGCGTGGTGCGCGCTTATATCGAAGCCGGGCTCGACCGCAGCGATCCCGAGCAGCGCTTTTACTACGTTGGCCCGATGTTCCGGCGCGAGCGTCCGCAGAAGGGGCGCTTTCGCCAGTTTTCGCAGTTCGGGGTGGAGATTTTCGGCCGCCCCGACCCGGCCACGGACGCGGAGCTGATGCTGATGGTCGACGAGCTGCGCCGCGAACTGGGGCTAGAGCTCACGTTCGAGATCAATTCGCTCGGAGACGCCGAATGCCGTCCGCGCTACCGCCACGCGGTGCTGGAATATGGCCGCGCGCATCTTGGGGAGCTGTGCGAGGACTGCCGCCATCGCCTGGAGCGCAATCCGCTCCGCCTGCTCGACTGCAAAATCGACGTCAAGCTGGCCGAAGCTGCGCCCAAGAGCCGGGATTATCTCTGCGACAACTGCCGCGCCCATTTCGCGACCGTGCGCGAGCTCCTGACCGACGCCGGCGTGCCCCACGCGGTCAATCCGCGCCTGGTGCGCGGGCTCGACTACTACACCCGGACCACGTTCGAGGTTACTTCGACCGCGGTCGGCGCGCAGAGCGCGGTCGCGGCGGGCGGGCGCTACGACGGCCTCGTCGAATCGCTGGGCGGCGCCGCGGTCGCCGGCACCGGCTTCGCGATCGGCGTCGATCGCCTCGCGTTGGCTCTGGACGCGGCTCATTTCGCTTCGCGCGCCGACGCGGCGCTGGCCGCGCTCGGCGATGCCGCGATGCGCCGCGCGATGACGCTCGCGGCCGAGATGCGCGCGGCAGGGCTGCGGGTCGAGCTGCTTTCGCCGGGCCGCGGGCTCAAGGCGCTGATGCGGCGCGCGGACAAGATCGGCGCGCGCTACGCGGTGATTATCGGCGACAACGAACTTGCGAGCGCCACGGTCGCGCTCCGCGACTTGAAGACCAGCACGCAGAGCGAGGTTGCGCAGGCGGATCTGATTGCGGCGCTGAGCGCCGCGGGCGCCAACCGCCGTGCGTGATGAAACGCTCGCGCGTCATGACTATTCCGTAGCTCGCCCCGCGCAGGTATTCTTCCACGGACGTAATTCGATGGCTGCTCCGTACGAATATTCGCCGCTGCCGCCCTGGCCGCGCACCGACTATTGCGGCGCGCTCCGCGCCGCCGATGCCGGGAGCGAGGTTGCGCTTTGGGGATGGGTTGCGTCGCGCCGCGACCACGGCGGCTTGATCTTCATCGATCTGCGCGACCGCGAGGGCATCCTGCAGCTCGTTTTCAACCCGGCCACGGCGGCCGCCGCGCACGAGGTCGCGGGGCGCGCGCGCTCGGAATATTATCTGGCCGCGCGCGGCAAGGTCGTGATGCGCGCGGAAGGCGCGGTAAACGCCGAGCTTGCGACGGGGACGGTGGAAATCGCCGTGACCGAGGCGCATATCCTCAACAGCTCGCAGCCGCCGCCGTTTCCGATCGATGCGGAGGGCACCGCCGAAGATATCCGCCTGCGCTACCGCTACCTCGATCTGCGGCGGCCCGCGATGCAGCGCAATCTCCGCCGGCGGGCGCTCGCGGTGCAGGCGACGCGCTCCTATCTCGACGGCGCCGGCTTCGTCGAAATCGAAACTCCGATCCTCTGGCGCGCAACGCCCGAAGGCGCGCGCGACTACCTGGTGCCGAGCCGCGTCAACCCGGGCCGCTTTTACGCGCTGCCCCAATCGCCGCAGCTGCTGAAGCAGCTCCTGATGATGGGCGGCTTCGACCGCTACTATCAGATCGCGCGATGCTTTCGCGATGAGGACTTGCGCGCGAATCGTCAGCCCGAGTTCAGCCAGGTCGATATCGAGCTGACCTGTCCGCGGGTTGACGACGTGGTGGCGACGGGCGAGGGCATGATGGCGGAGATCTATCGCCGCGTGCTCGGGATCGAGCTCAAGACGCCGTTTTTGCGGCTTTCCTATGCCGAGGCGATGGAGCGGTTCGGGATCGACAAGCCCGACTTGCGTTTCGGGATGGAGCTCAAGAACCTGAGCGCCGCGTTTTCCGGAACTCAGTTCAAGGTCTTTGCCGAAGTGCTGGCGCGCGGCGAGAGCATCTATGGAATCGTCCTTCCCGCGGCGCATCAGCTGAGCCGGCGCGAGCTCGACGAGATGGCCGAGGGCGTGCGCACGCGTTACGGGTTTGGCCTCGCGTACGCGAAAGCGGCGAGCGACGGATGGCAGGGGCCGATCGCGCGCCATCTGAGCGACGCCGAGCGCGCGCAGGCCGCGGAAACGGCAGGGCTCGCCGCCGGCGACACGCTGCTGATGGTGGCGGGGGAAGCCGGGCGGGTACGCCCGATCCTCGGCGATTTGCGCCTGCAGCTCGGCGGCAAGTTCAAGCTGCGCGAGACGGGCGAGCTCAAGTTTCTGTGGGTGATCGAATTTCCGCTGTTCGAGTACGACGAGGAAGAGAAGCGGATGGTTGCGGTAAACCACCCGTTCACCGCGCCGCATCCCGGCGATCTCGAATTGCTGGACTCCGCGCCGCTCAAGGCCCGTGCGCTCGCCTACGACATGGTGCTCAACGGCGAAGAGCTGGGCGGCGGCTCGATTCGTATTCATAACCCCGAGCTTCAGCTCAAGGTGTTCGGGCTGCTCGGCTTCCCGCGCGACGAAGCGATGCTCAAGTTCGGCTTTCTGCTCGAGGCGTTGGGCTACGGCGCGCCGCCGCACGGGGGCATCGCGTTCGGCGTGGATCGGATTGCGATGCTGGTGAGCGGTACAGACTCGCTGCGCGAAGTGATGGCTTTTCCCAAGACGCAGAAGGCGGTCGATCTGATGAGCGGAGCGCCCTCGGAGGTCGATCCGCGCCAGCTGCGCGAACTGTCAATCAAGGTGACATCGTGAGAATTCCTTTGCCGGCCGCCTACGCGCTCGCGCTCGCTCTGACGCTGACGGCGCCCGCATGCAGCAGCAACAGCACCAGCAGTCTTTCGCCGAGCCAGATGTGGCACGGCACGGTCGAATCGCTGCCGCTGGTCGGAAAGGACCCGTCGCTCGAGCTCCATTCGGTCCGCGCCATCCGCACGGTCAAGGTCCATCGCGTCGCCGTGATGCCGCTCATCGATCATCCCAACGCCACCGGCGAGCCGATCGAGGACGGCGCGGCCGAATCGATCACGGCCGACGTCTGGGGCCGCATGACCCTGGTTTCGGGATGGGAAGTAGTGCCCGAATCCGACGTCCGCGGAGTGATGCAACAGCTGCCGCCGACCACGCTCGCCAACATGCAGGACAACGCGATGAAGCTCGGCCGCCAGCTCTCCGCCGACGCCGTGGTTTACGGTACTGTGACCCGCTACGAGGAGCGCGTGGGTAGCGACTACGCGGCCAAGAGCCCGGCGGCGGTCGCCTTCGCGCTCCACCTGGTCGACGTTCACAACGGAGTCGTGCTGTGGACCGCGCGTTACGCGCGCCAGCAGGAGGCGCTGACGCAGAACATCTTCAACGTCGGCAATTTCCTCGCCAACCGCGGGCGCTGGGTGCACGCCAACGATCTTGCGCAGCGCGGCGTCGAGGAGTCGCTGGACGACCTCGGATCCAAGCTCGGCTATACGCTTCCGGTTTCGCAGCCGATGGCGCCGACGATGGGTGCGGACTAGGCTTTTTCAGCAGCCCCGTTAGAAATTTTTTCGACGCTCGCGTAGGGCAAAGGGCCGACGCGTCAGATGCCCGGGTTTTTATTCCCACGGTGAGCGCGGCTTCATCCTGAGCGCCGCGGCCACCGCCGGATGCGCGATATGGCCGCCGAAAGTGTTGACTCCGTGGCGCAAAGCGGCGTTGCGCGTCCCCGCCTCGAGCACGCCGCGGTCAGCCAGTTCCAGCGCGTAGGTCAGCGTCGCATTGGTCAGCGCGTAAGTCGAGGTGTGCGGCACGATCGCCGGCATATTAGTTACGCAATAGTGAACCACGCCCTGGGCGACATAGATGGGCCGGCGATGGCTGGTCGGGCGCGAGGTCTCGGACAATCCGCCCTGGTCGATCGAGAGATCCACCAGCGCCGCGCCGCGTTTCATCCGCGCGACCATCGCCCGCGTCAGGAGGTGCGGCGTGCGCGCGCCGGCGACCAGCACGGTGCCGATCACGAGGTCGGCGCTCAACAACTGCTCCTCCAGCGTCGCCCGGTTTGACATCAGCGTCGTAACGCGCCCGCCGAGCATCTCGCCGAGATAGCGCAGGCGGCTCGGATTGACATCGAGGATGGTCACTTCGGCTCCCACGCCGGCCGCGACCCGCGCCGCATTGGAGCCTGCGATTCCTCCGCCGAGGACCGCCACCCGTCCCGGCCGCACGCCTGAAGCGCCGCTCAGCAGCACGCCGCATCCGCCGTTCTGCGCCTCCATGCACCATCCGCCGACCTGCACCGCGAGACGCCCGGCCACCTCGCTCATCGGTGCGAGCAGCGGCAGGCTCTGGTCTTCCAGTTGCACCGTCTCGTACCCGAGCGCAGCCGTGCCGCGCCGCACGAGCTCGCGCGCAAGCGCTGGCTCGGCCGCCAAGTGAAGATAGGTGAAGAGCACGAGGTCGCTGCGCAAGAAGCGGAATTCGGAGCGCTGCGGCTCCTTGACCTTGAGCACCATCCGCACGCGTTCCCATACCGCGGCCGCCGATCGCACGATCTGTGCGCCCGCCGCGCTGTACTCGCGGTCGCTGAAGCCGCTGGCCGCGCCGGCGCCGCTCTGAATCAGCACGCGATGGTTACGGCTGCGAAAGGCGGCGGCGCCGGCCGGAGTCAACGCCACGCGCCGCTCGTCAGGTTTTATCTCAGCGGGTACTCCGACGATCATGTTGGACAGTGTCGGTTGGCAGTCCCCTCGATCCGCGCGGGCAACCTATGGGTCTGTTCCGGCGTGCTCTCGTTAGCTGGCAAACGAGCCTTCCTCCTTCGCATAGTCCCGCTAGATCATTTGGTCTTCGATAGCAAGCGGGAAGCGTTCTCCTCATCTTGGGACACATGTGCCTCAGCCTTCGGCGGCCAAGAGAGATGGCGCGTGTTGAGACAGCCGTTTGTCTCGAAACGCTCCAGCCCCTAAAGCGTCTTTAAAGGCTGCGACTTTCCTGAGCTGCGGCTCATAATGAGCGCGCGCCGGGCTGCACGGTTCTTGCATCCCGACCCCTTCGACGCGTCCGGCCCCGCACGCTCTTGAGTGCCTAAGGTGCGACCGGGTCGGGCAGGAGCAGGATTTCGACCATGAAGCAGCTCATCATTCTGGCGTACCGGCTGCTCGTCAGCGACAGGGGCAAGTACACCGCGCTCCTGGTGGGCACGACATTTTCGGTCTTCCTGATCTTCCAGGTGACTTCGACCTTCGCGGGCATCCTTACCAAGGCATCGGCGACGGTGATCAATATCGGGGCGAAGATGTGGGTCATGGATCCCGCCGCCACAAACACGGTGTTTGGAAGCATTCCGATGCCTGATTACGTCCTCGACGCCGTGCGCAGTATCAACGGCGTCAGGTACGCCGTCCCTCTCTCGGTGGGCTCGGCCCTCCTCAAGCTGCAGGACGGGACCTATCAGTCAGTCACGGTAATCGGGCTCGACGATACCAGTTTGCTCGGGAGACCTGAATTGATTCAGGGAAATATTGACAGCATTTTTGCCGAAAACGGCTTTATCGCGGTGAAAGACGAGGAATTTCCCAAGCTCGAGAACCCGACCATCGGAACTACATTCGAGCTGAACGAACATCGCGGCAAGATCGTCGGTATCGCCAAGGTTCCTACCGGGGCGCTCTTCGGAACACCGACGCTCTACACTACTTATTATAGGACGCTTCAGTACATTCCGTCCTATGCGTTCACCATCTCATACATCCTGGTCGAGCCAAAGTCGATGTCCGACATCCCGTATATCAAGCAACAGGTAGCGGATCTCGGTTATCTCGCTCTGACCAATCAAGAGTTCCAGAACGGGATTTCGGACTATCTGATGTATAAGACCTCGATCGGCACCAACACGCTGCTGATGACGGTGATCAGCTTCCTGGTGGGGCTCTCCATCTCCGGCCAGACCTTTTACACGTTCATCGTCGAGAACCTCGAACACTTCGGCGCGCTGAAAGCCATGGGCGCCAAGGGGCGCGAACTGGTTTACGTGATCCTGTTCCAGGCCGGATTCACCGCACTGGTCGGCTACGGTTTGGGCATCGGCCTGGCGACACTTCTCATAACCGCAGCCAAGCTGAGACTGCCCGAATATTCCTCCCGCGTGACCTACACTA
It encodes the following:
- the aspS gene encoding aspartate--tRNA ligase; translated protein: MAAPYEYSPLPPWPRTDYCGALRAADAGSEVALWGWVASRRDHGGLIFIDLRDREGILQLVFNPATAAAAHEVAGRARSEYYLAARGKVVMRAEGAVNAELATGTVEIAVTEAHILNSSQPPPFPIDAEGTAEDIRLRYRYLDLRRPAMQRNLRRRALAVQATRSYLDGAGFVEIETPILWRATPEGARDYLVPSRVNPGRFYALPQSPQLLKQLLMMGGFDRYYQIARCFRDEDLRANRQPEFSQVDIELTCPRVDDVVATGEGMMAEIYRRVLGIELKTPFLRLSYAEAMERFGIDKPDLRFGMELKNLSAAFSGTQFKVFAEVLARGESIYGIVLPAAHQLSRRELDEMAEGVRTRYGFGLAYAKAASDGWQGPIARHLSDAERAQAAETAGLAAGDTLLMVAGEAGRVRPILGDLRLQLGGKFKLRETGELKFLWVIEFPLFEYDEEEKRMVAVNHPFTAPHPGDLELLDSAPLKARALAYDMVLNGEELGGGSIRIHNPELQLKVFGLLGFPRDEAMLKFGFLLEALGYGAPPHGGIAFGVDRIAMLVSGTDSLREVMAFPKTQKAVDLMSGAPSEVDPRQLRELSIKVTS
- a CDS encoding FAD-dependent monooxygenase, translated to MRDPQILIVGAGPTGLVMALWLAKLGVPFRIIEKNGGPGQTSRAMAVHARTLEFYRQLGIADEVVRRGIKVERMRLHEGGGDGSVLNFSDFGKGLSPYPFILTFPQDEHERLLGERLHAMGVQVEWNTELSGFTDAGDHIEAILKADGKEEKCATSFLCGCDGAHSAVREGLKLKFPGGIYEQMFFVADLAADGAPANGDVNFFLGTHQLCLTFPIRTTGMVRLIGILPREVAGRENVVFDDIREHFEKMLSLHVHKVNWFSTYHVHHRVAEHFRLGRVFLSGDAGHVHSPAGGQGMNTGIGDAVNLSWKLAAVLARKADYSLIDTYETERIAFAHSLVSTTDRLFRAVVQENLAGEIVRSILFPHVIPFLMGFSPIRSSQFRLISQTRISYRHSPLSEGNAGDVRGGDRLPWVETDDGANFAPLTSLDWQVHVYGQASQALRRAASDANLALHEFAWKAPAEHAGLERDALYLVRPDGHIALANSKQDVEKLRQFLSKFKITPFHATSSANN
- a CDS encoding TylF/MycF/NovP-related O-methyltransferase, coding for MWDWPMVNLGWRPARTIPLAKVYFQGDYGYEEETDIKTALEKVYAHSTASLERLATLWLQVRYLDRYAIRGDLVECGVWKGGAAGMMALAHMRSGEPYRKLQLFDSFKGMPEPKAEFDGSLVLNYANGNGALRPIGQLEASVADCEDLLFQRIGYPEDLVQFHEGWFQDTLPRDAGSVGDVSLLRIAADWYESTVLALQYLYSKVASKGVVIIADYGTFEGARRATDEFLARLSEPIMLHHIDADGRYWIKP
- a CDS encoding GNA1162 family protein; its protein translation is MRIPLPAAYALALALTLTAPACSSNSTSSLSPSQMWHGTVESLPLVGKDPSLELHSVRAIRTVKVHRVAVMPLIDHPNATGEPIEDGAAESITADVWGRMTLVSGWEVVPESDVRGVMQQLPPTTLANMQDNAMKLGRQLSADAVVYGTVTRYEERVGSDYAAKSPAAVAFALHLVDVHNGVVLWTARYARQQEALTQNIFNVGNFLANRGRWVHANDLAQRGVEESLDDLGSKLGYTLPVSQPMAPTMGAD
- a CDS encoding ABC transporter permease; translated protein: MKQLIILAYRLLVSDRGKYTALLVGTTFSVFLIFQVTSTFAGILTKASATVINIGAKMWVMDPAATNTVFGSIPMPDYVLDAVRSINGVRYAVPLSVGSALLKLQDGTYQSVTVIGLDDTSLLGRPELIQGNIDSIFAENGFIAVKDEEFPKLENPTIGTTFELNEHRGKIVGIAKVPTGALFGTPTLYTTYYRTLQYIPSYAFTISYILVEPKSMSDIPYIKQQVADLGYLALTNQEFQNGISDYLMYKTSIGTNTLLMTVISFLVGLSISGQTFYTFIVENLEHFGALKAMGAKGRELVYVILFQAGFTALVGYGLGIGLATLLITAAKLRLPEYSSRVTYTNLVLAFLLVLMIASVSGYAGVRRVLKIEPFDIFRG
- the hisS gene encoding histidine--tRNA ligase, coding for MQAIRLRGFQDTMGAQARSLTAVEDCARRVAERHNVSEIRIPALERLELFQHSSGETSDIVEKQMYSFVDRDEAETTIALRPEGTPGVVRAYIEAGLDRSDPEQRFYYVGPMFRRERPQKGRFRQFSQFGVEIFGRPDPATDAELMLMVDELRRELGLELTFEINSLGDAECRPRYRHAVLEYGRAHLGELCEDCRHRLERNPLRLLDCKIDVKLAEAAPKSRDYLCDNCRAHFATVRELLTDAGVPHAVNPRLVRGLDYYTRTTFEVTSTAVGAQSAVAAGGRYDGLVESLGGAAVAGTGFAIGVDRLALALDAAHFASRADAALAALGDAAMRRAMTLAAEMRAAGLRVELLSPGRGLKALMRRADKIGARYAVIIGDNELASATVALRDLKTSTQSEVAQADLIAALSAAGANRRA
- the ald gene encoding alanine dehydrogenase, which gives rise to MIVGVPAEIKPDERRVALTPAGAAAFRSRNHRVLIQSGAGAASGFSDREYSAAGAQIVRSAAAVWERVRMVLKVKEPQRSEFRFLRSDLVLFTYLHLAAEPALARELVRRGTAALGYETVQLEDQSLPLLAPMSEVAGRLAVQVGGWCMEAQNGGCGVLLSGASGVRPGRVAVLGGGIAGSNAARVAAGVGAEVTILDVNPSRLRYLGEMLGGRVTTLMSNRATLEEQLLSADLVIGTVLVAGARTPHLLTRAMVARMKRGAALVDLSIDQGGLSETSRPTSHRRPIYVAQGVVHYCVTNMPAIVPHTSTYALTNATLTYALELADRGVLEAGTRNAALRHGVNTFGGHIAHPAVAAALRMKPRSPWE